The DNA sequence GGCGAATCTGCATGCCGCGATGGTGAACGACCCGATGTTCGGCGGACAGGGCACGCCCGTGGACCCGGGAGTGCTGCTGACCCCGTCCGATGGCAGGCGGGCCCGGGTGTCGGTGATCAGCATGGTGGGGCTGACCAACGATCAGCAGCGCGAGGGATTCGTCAACCAGCTGCAGATGGCGCTGTTCTCCTGGATCAAGCGCAACCCCGCCGCCGACCGTCCGCTCGGCGGGCTGCTGGTGATGGACGAGGCGCAGAACTTCGCCCCGTCGGATCGCTACACCGCCTGCACCAGAAGCACCTTGGCGTTGGTGTCACAGGCACGCAAGTACGGCCTCGGACTGGTGTTCGCCACGCAGTCGCCGCGGGGTCTGCACAACTTCGTCCCGGGTAATGCCGCCACACAGTTCTACGGTCTACTCAACGCGCCCGCCCAGATCACCGTGGCCCGGGAGATGGCCCGGGCCAAGGGCGGTGACGTGCCCGACATCAGCAAGCTGCGCGCAGGCAACTTCTACGTCGCACTGGAAGGCAATGCCTTCCACCGGATCCGGGCGCCGTGGTGCCTGTCCCACCATCCGGCCAGCCCGCCCACGACCGAAGAGGTGCTCGAACTGTCCCGGCGGCCGACCCACCGCTGAGGTCTCGCACCGAGTGTGCGGCCACTGCGAGGGATCGGCCGGATCCTCGCAGTATCTTCAGATTCGACATCTTCCCATTCGACATCTTCCCATTCGACATCTTCCCATTCGACGAAGAGCGGGCCCGGTCGATGACCGGGCCCGCTCTGTCGGAGACGTACGTCAGGACTGCGGTTCCTTCTGGCCGGGGATGCCCTCGTAGGCGATGTCGCCGGTTTTGAGGTTCTGCTCGGTCAGCTCGACCAGACCCTCGAGGAACTTGCCGCGTTCGGTCACCACATGCTGGATCGCGACGTCGACGTTGTCCTTGGTGATGGCGGGCATGACGTAGACCGGGTCGGTCTTGACGTCCTCACCCTTGACCAGCGCGTCGGCCACGGCCAACCCCGCCGACAGCTCCACGGTGCCGTTCTGCAGCGAGGTGCCGATGAACTCACCGCTCTTGACGGCGTTGAGGCCGTCCTCGATGCCGTCGATGCCGACGATCGGGACACCGGTGCGGCCGGCTTCCTTGAGCGCCTGCAGCGCACCGAGGCCCATGTCGTCGTTCTGCGCCACGACACCGTCGATCTGCGGGCCGAAGCTCGAGATCCAGTTCTTCATCTTGTTGACGGCCTCGTCGCGTTTCCAGTTCGCGGTGTCCTTGGCCAGCACCTTGATGTCGGGGTACTTGGCGAGCACGTTGTCGATGCCCTTGCCGCGGTTGATCTCACCGGAGCCGCCGAGCGGGCCCTGCAGGATCACGATGTTGCCACGGCCGCCGAGGCGGTCGGCCATCATCTGCATCTCCTGCTCACCGGCGGCCACATCGTCGGGCTGCACGTTGCCGGCCAGGTCCGGGGTCTCCAGCGCGGCGTTGACCGCCAGCAGCGGGATACCCTTCTCCTTGGCGGAGGCGACCTGCGGACCGAGCGAATCCGCCTGCACCGGAACGACGATGATCGCGTCGACACCCTGGTTGATCAGCGAGTCGACCTGGCTGGCCTGTGTCGAGACGTCGTTGTTGGCGGAGTTCCACACCAGCTCGATGTTCTTGGCCTTGGCATAGGTGTCCATGCCCTCTTTGCCCTCGGTGATGAACGAGCTCATGTCGTACACCGTCACGCCGATGCGGGTGGTGTCGCTGTTGGCCTCGGTGTCCCCCGCACCGCATGCGGTGAGGCCGAGTCCCAGCATCCCGGCGGCGGCGATCGCACCGAACTTCGTTGTCAGTGTCATTCTGCTTCTTTCTTTTTCAGTGGTGTGGGACTACGGCTGCTTCTGGCCGGGGATGCCCTCGTAGGCGATGTCGCCCGTCTCGAGGTTCTTGTTGGTCAGGTCGGTCAGGCCGTCGAGGAACTGCTGCCGCTCGGTCACCACGTGCTCGATCGCGACGTCGACGTTGTCCTTGGTGATCGCGGGCATGACGTAGACCGGTTTGGTGTCGACCTGCTCACCCTTGGCCAGCTTGTTGGCGACGGCCAGACCGGCCGCCAGTTCGACGGTGCCGTTCTGCAGTGAGGTGCCGATGAATTCACCGCTCTTGACGGCGTTGAGGCCGTCCTCGATCCCGTCGATGCCGACGATCGGCACGTCGTTGCGGCCGGCTTCCTTGAGCGCCTGCAGAGCACCGAGGCCCATGTCGTCGTTCTCGGCGACCACACCGGTGATCTGCGGGCCAAACCCGGAGATCCAGTTCTTCATCTTGTTGACGGCCTCGTCGCGCTTCCAGTTCGCGGTGTCCATCGCGAGCACCTTGATGTCGGGGTAGCGCGAGAGCACGTTGTTGATGCCCTTGGTGCGGTCGATCTCGCCGGACTGCCCGAGCGGGCCCTGCAGGATCACGATGTTGCCTCGGCCGCCGAGGCGGTCGGCCATCATCTGCATCTCCTGCTCACCGGCGGCCACATCGTCGGGCTGCACGCTGGCGGCGACGTCGGGGCTGTCGAGCGCGGCGTTGACCGGGACCAGCGGGATGCCCTTGGCCTTGGCGGAGGCGACCTGCGGGCCCAGCGAATCCGCCTGCACCGGAACGACGATGATCGCGTCGACGCCCTGGTTGATCATCGAGTCGACCTGGCTGGCCTGCGTCGCGACGTCGAGGTTCGCCGAGTTCCACACCAGTTCGATGTTGTTGTCCTTGGCGTAGGCGTCCATACCTTCTTTGCCGGCGGTGATGAACGAGCTCATGTCGTACACCGTGACGCCGATGCGGGTGGTGTCGCCGTTGGCGGCCGTGTCCCCCGCACCGCATGCCGTCATACCGAACCCCAGCGCCGTGGCGGAGGCGATGGCGAACATCTTTGTTCCCAGTCTCATGGGCCTTCTCTTTTCGCTACTCGTTGATGTGGACGGGGTACTGCAGCTGCGGTGGCGTCACGTTCGCCGTTTCGACGACCAGACGTCGATCGCGACGGCCGAGACGATCAGGACACCCTTGATCACGTCCTGCCAGTAGGCGGGCACCACGAGGATGTCCAGGCCGTTGTTGAGGGTCTGGATCATCAACAGGCCCAACGCGGTTCCCCAGATCGTGCCGCGCCCGCCGAGCAGGCTGGCGCCGCCGATGACGACGGCCGCGATGGCGTCGAGCTCGTATCCCTGCCCGAGGTTGGGCGGACCGGAGATGACTCGTGACGCGAGCATCACGCCGGACAGGCCGGCCAGCAGACCGGAGAACGCGTACACGCTGAAGAGCACGTTCTTGGCGTTGATACCGGCGATCTCGGCGGCATTGCGGTTACCGCCCACCGCGTAGACGCGCATGCCGTAGGTGGTGCGCTTCATGATGACGGCCAGCGCGATGATGCCGATGATCATCAGCAGCACCGGGATCTGCAGGCCCAGGATCTTGGTGTTGGCGATCGCGCCGAACTCCGCGGGCAGCCCGTTGATGGGCGCGCCGCCGCCGATGACATAGGCCATGCCGGAACCCGCCGTCAATGTGCCCAGCGTGGCAATGAACGGTGGAACGTTCAACCGCGACACCATGATCCCGTTCAGGGAGCCCACGGCGAGGCCGACCAGCATCGCCACCAGCACGGTCATCCAGACCTGTCCCGGATTGGCCTTGGCGGTCGCGGCACCTGCCATGGCGGAGACCGCGATGACGCTGCCCACCGACAGGTCGATACCACCGGTCAGGATGACCAGTGTCTGACCGAGCGCGATCAGCGCGAACGGCGCGGCCGCAACCAGGATGGTCACCAGGTTCTCGACCGTGGAGAACCGGGCGCTGCGGTAGCTGAAGTAGAAAATCACCATCAGCAGGATGATGAACATGGCGTAGCGCAACGCCATGGCGCCGAGCCATTCTCGGGAGAACAGCTTCACGGGCTCACCGGTGATCGGTGACGCCACGACGGTGGCGCCCCCGGAACCCGATGCGGTTTCTTCCTTGGTGGTCATGATGCTGCCTCCTGCTCGGTGGTGTCGGGTCTGGCCTCCAGCGCGGTCGCCAGCCGGAACACCGACTCCTGGACCTCGGGATGGTCGAGGGCGTCTCGATCGAGTTCGCCGACCAGCGCGCCGCCACGCATGACGAACGCCCGGTGCGACAACCCGACCACTTCCGGCATGTCCGAGGACGCCATCAGCACGGCCATGCCTTGTGCGGCGAATTCGGTGATGATGCGGTAGATCTCGCTGCGTGCGCCGACATCGACGCCGCGGGTGGGCTCGTCGAGCAGCAGCACGTTGACGTTGTCGGTCAGCCAGCGGGCGAGCACCACCTTCTGCTGATTGCCACCGGAGAGTGTGCCGACTTCCTGGTTGAGGTTCCGGCTGCGCAGGCGGACGGACTGCATCACGTCCGCCACCGCCTTGGTGCGCGTCTTTCCGCGCAGCCAACCGCCGACCGAGAACGACGAGAGCCTGGGCAGCGTACCGTTGTCCAGCACGCTCATCGACAGCACGACGCCGGAGAGTTTGCGGTCCTCCGGCACCATCGCCATGCCCGCGGTGATCGCTGCGGCGGGTGAGTTGCGTTTGACGTGCTTTCCGCGCACGACGATCTCCCCGGCGCTGCTGTGCCTGGCCCCGAAGATCGCCTCGAGCAGTTCGGTGCGGCCCGCGCCGACCAGCCCCGCCAGCCCGACGATCTCGCCGGCGTTGACGGTGAACGACACCGGCTGGCTGGCGCCGTCGACCTGCAGGTTCTTGACCTCGAGCACGGTTTCGTCGGTGGGGGCCGGACGGTCGGGGAACAGTGCCTCGAGTTCGCGGCCGATCATGGCGGTGACGATGTCGTCGTCGGAGACCTCGTCGATACCCTTGTCGAGGATCAACCCGCCGTCGCGCAGCACCACCACCCGGTCGGCGATGGCCCGGATCTCGGCCATCTTGTGGGTGGTGTACACCATCGCCACCCCTTGTTCGCGCAGGCGACGCACGATCGCGTACAGGCCCTCGACCTCACGTTCGGAGATCGCCGAAGTGGGCTCGTCGAGCATGACCACCTGGGCGCCGGTGCGCGCGGCCTTGACGATCTCGACGATCTGGCGCAGACCC is a window from the Mycolicibacterium litorale genome containing:
- the xypA gene encoding sugar ABC transporter xylitol/L-sorbitol-binding protein XypA encodes the protein MTLTTKFGAIAAAGMLGLGLTACGAGDTEANSDTTRIGVTVYDMSSFITEGKEGMDTYAKAKNIELVWNSANNDVSTQASQVDSLINQGVDAIIVVPVQADSLGPQVASAKEKGIPLLAVNAALETPDLAGNVQPDDVAAGEQEMQMMADRLGGRGNIVILQGPLGGSGEINRGKGIDNVLAKYPDIKVLAKDTANWKRDEAVNKMKNWISSFGPQIDGVVAQNDDMGLGALQALKEAGRTGVPIVGIDGIEDGLNAVKSGEFIGTSLQNGTVELSAGLAVADALVKGEDVKTDPVYVMPAITKDNVDVAIQHVVTERGKFLEGLVELTEQNLKTGDIAYEGIPGQKEPQS
- a CDS encoding substrate-binding domain-containing protein — protein: MRLGTKMFAIASATALGFGMTACGAGDTAANGDTTRIGVTVYDMSSFITAGKEGMDAYAKDNNIELVWNSANLDVATQASQVDSMINQGVDAIIVVPVQADSLGPQVASAKAKGIPLVPVNAALDSPDVAASVQPDDVAAGEQEMQMMADRLGGRGNIVILQGPLGQSGEIDRTKGINNVLSRYPDIKVLAMDTANWKRDEAVNKMKNWISGFGPQITGVVAENDDMGLGALQALKEAGRNDVPIVGIDGIEDGLNAVKSGEFIGTSLQNGTVELAAGLAVANKLAKGEQVDTKPVYVMPAITKDNVDVAIEHVVTERQQFLDGLTDLTNKNLETGDIAYEGIPGQKQP
- a CDS encoding ABC transporter permease — its product is MTTKEETASGSGGATVVASPITGEPVKLFSREWLGAMALRYAMFIILLMVIFYFSYRSARFSTVENLVTILVAAAPFALIALGQTLVILTGGIDLSVGSVIAVSAMAGAATAKANPGQVWMTVLVAMLVGLAVGSLNGIMVSRLNVPPFIATLGTLTAGSGMAYVIGGGAPINGLPAEFGAIANTKILGLQIPVLLMIIGIIALAVIMKRTTYGMRVYAVGGNRNAAEIAGINAKNVLFSVYAFSGLLAGLSGVMLASRVISGPPNLGQGYELDAIAAVVIGGASLLGGRGTIWGTALGLLMIQTLNNGLDILVVPAYWQDVIKGVLIVSAVAIDVWSSKRRT
- a CDS encoding sugar ABC transporter ATP-binding protein, producing MTQALLECADIEKAFHGVPVLKGITLHLEPGTVTALAGENGAGKSTLMKIISGQYTADRGVVTVRGNELTAGSTKDAVKHGVAIVPQELASIEDMTVYENLFVGRELKRGPFLNRRAMIDEARDALAVFGVNIEPTARMGSLPVGLRQIVEIVKAARTGAQVVMLDEPTSAISEREVEGLYAIVRRLREQGVAMVYTTHKMAEIRAIADRVVVLRDGGLILDKGIDEVSDDDIVTAMIGRELEALFPDRPAPTDETVLEVKNLQVDGASQPVSFTVNAGEIVGLAGLVGAGRTELLEAIFGARHSSAGEIVVRGKHVKRNSPAAAITAGMAMVPEDRKLSGVVLSMSVLDNGTLPRLSSFSVGGWLRGKTRTKAVADVMQSVRLRSRNLNQEVGTLSGGNQQKVVLARWLTDNVNVLLLDEPTRGVDVGARSEIYRIITEFAAQGMAVLMASSDMPEVVGLSHRAFVMRGGALVGELDRDALDHPEVQESVFRLATALEARPDTTEQEAAS